Proteins from a genomic interval of Sphingomonas sp. Y38-1Y:
- a CDS encoding ankyrin repeat domain-containing protein: MKKFVLAALMLTAIAAPVSAQQFSDSYKFLEAVRKADGTKVNEILGAPGQTIINTRDRVSGEGALHIVTRRGDATYLRFLLQKGANPDIGDSRGETPLLIAVGNGFDEGVEILTRYKANVDAANSSGETPLIRAVQMRKFELARQLLAAGADPDKTDIAAGMSARDYAKRDTRSPAITKLLADAPKKAARRSTGPVLK, from the coding sequence GTGAAGAAGTTCGTCCTCGCCGCCCTGATGCTGACCGCCATCGCCGCGCCCGTCTCAGCCCAGCAATTCTCCGACAGCTACAAATTCCTGGAAGCGGTGCGAAAGGCCGACGGGACCAAGGTCAACGAGATCCTGGGCGCGCCCGGCCAGACGATCATCAACACGCGCGACCGCGTGTCGGGCGAAGGCGCGCTCCACATCGTCACCCGGCGCGGCGATGCCACCTATCTGCGCTTCCTCCTTCAGAAGGGCGCCAATCCCGATATCGGCGACAGCCGCGGTGAAACTCCGCTGCTGATCGCGGTCGGCAACGGCTTCGACGAGGGTGTCGAGATCCTGACGCGCTACAAGGCGAACGTCGATGCCGCGAACTCCAGCGGCGAAACCCCGCTGATCCGCGCGGTGCAGATGCGCAAGTTCGAGCTGGCCCGCCAGCTCCTCGCCGCGGGCGCCGACCCCGACAAGACCGACATCGCCGCCGGCATGTCCGCACGCGACTATGCCAAGCGCGACACCCGTTCGCCGGCGATCACCAAGCTGCTGGCGGACGCGCCGAAAAAGGCGGCGCGCCGCTCGACGGGGCCGGTGCTGAAGTAA
- the hpf gene encoding ribosome hibernation-promoting factor, HPF/YfiA family, with protein sequence MEVRVSGHQVETGDALKSHVTDRLQAIAEKYFSRAISAQVVFGKGPHDHGFTCDIVAHVMQGLILKSSNTGQDAHGAYDGAADKIEKQLRRYMRRLKDRNAGQVIAAAESLGYDNTGYDAGYTVFGDGGDQEEEVADAPLVIAETRVDVPSASVSDAVMMLDLRNTNALLFKNTGTDAYNMVYRRHDGTIGWVEPNRAG encoded by the coding sequence ATGGAAGTCCGTGTTTCGGGACATCAGGTGGAAACCGGTGATGCGCTCAAGAGCCACGTGACCGACCGTCTTCAGGCGATCGCCGAGAAATATTTCTCGCGCGCGATCTCGGCCCAGGTGGTGTTCGGCAAGGGGCCGCACGACCATGGCTTCACCTGCGACATCGTCGCGCACGTGATGCAGGGCCTGATCCTGAAGAGCTCGAACACCGGCCAGGACGCGCATGGCGCGTATGATGGCGCCGCCGACAAGATCGAGAAGCAGCTGCGCCGCTACATGCGCCGCCTGAAGGACCGCAATGCGGGCCAGGTGATCGCCGCGGCGGAATCGCTCGGCTACGACAATACCGGCTATGACGCGGGCTATACCGTGTTCGGCGATGGCGGCGATCAGGAAGAGGAAGTGGCCGACGCCCCCCTCGTCATCGCCGAGACGCGGGTCGACGTGCCCTCGGCGAGCGTCAGCGATGCGGTGATGATGCTCGACCTGCGCAACACCAACGCGTTGCTGTTCAAGAACACGGGCACCGACGCCTACAACATGGTCTATCGCCGCCATGACGGGACGATCGGCTGGGTCGAGCCGAACCGCGCAGGCTGA
- a CDS encoding PaaI family thioesterase encodes MPPEGAGGGEASHFRALESLYAAAPINQLFESKLEITDPGVARIRFTIDHRYFHAGGAAHGTSYFKLLDDAAFYAVNSLVTDRFVLTTQFNLLFTRPLGEGDVVAEGRWISGRRRVFVADARLIDAEGEEAARGTGTFMRSRIALASLPGYARP; translated from the coding sequence ATGCCGCCTGAAGGCGCGGGCGGCGGTGAGGCGTCGCATTTCCGTGCGCTCGAATCGCTCTATGCCGCCGCGCCGATCAACCAGCTGTTCGAATCGAAGCTGGAGATCACCGACCCCGGCGTCGCCCGCATCCGCTTCACCATCGACCATCGTTATTTCCATGCGGGCGGCGCGGCGCACGGGACGAGCTATTTCAAGCTGCTCGACGATGCCGCCTTCTATGCGGTCAACAGCCTCGTCACCGACCGCTTCGTGCTGACCACGCAGTTCAACCTCCTGTTCACCCGCCCGCTCGGCGAGGGAGACGTGGTGGCGGAGGGACGCTGGATCAGCGGTCGTCGGCGCGTGTTCGTCGCCGATGCGCGCCTGATCGATGCCGAGGGTGAGGAGGCGGCGCGCGGCACCGGCACCTTCATGCGCAGCCGCATCGCGCTCGCCTCGCTTCCCGGTTACGCCAGGCCGTGA
- a CDS encoding SCO family protein: MAGDAMNDRRFRRWLAPLSLLAALAACNAAPAEAPPLEGARIGGPFTLTDQNGRPFGDSQLAGKWRIMYFGYTFCPDVCPVDMANITAGLKAFEASDPARAAKVVPVFVTVDPERDTPAALKQFVSNFHPRTVALTGSPEAIAAVGKAFAIFAARKEGVTPGAYLMDHSRQTYLIDGAGKPIALVPADESGEKVAETLTKWVS; encoded by the coding sequence ATGGCTGGCGATGCCATGAACGATCGTCGTTTTCGCCGCTGGCTGGCGCCGCTGAGCCTCCTGGCCGCCCTCGCCGCCTGCAATGCCGCCCCTGCCGAAGCGCCGCCGCTGGAGGGCGCGCGGATTGGCGGGCCGTTCACGCTCACCGACCAGAACGGCCGCCCGTTCGGCGACAGCCAACTCGCCGGCAAGTGGCGGATCATGTATTTCGGCTACACCTTCTGTCCCGACGTCTGCCCCGTCGATATGGCCAACATCACCGCGGGGCTGAAGGCATTCGAAGCGAGCGACCCGGCGCGGGCGGCCAAGGTCGTGCCGGTGTTCGTCACCGTCGATCCGGAGCGGGACACGCCTGCCGCGCTCAAGCAGTTCGTCTCCAACTTCCACCCGCGCACCGTCGCGCTGACCGGCTCGCCCGAGGCGATCGCCGCGGTGGGCAAGGCATTCGCCATCTTTGCCGCGCGCAAGGAGGGGGTGACGCCGGGCGCGTACCTGATGGACCATAGCCGCCAGACCTATCTGATCGACGGCGCGGGCAAGCCGATCGCGCTCGTCCCCGCCGACGAGAGCGGAGAGAAGGTGGCGGAGACGCTGACCAAATGGGTGTCGTGA
- a CDS encoding cell wall hydrolase: MNAPYPTQVPTPPSPIVPAEWTREEPAEASAATTTAAAQTDFDTLRDAVAAQAMPEAMDRELRCLATGIYYEAKGEPLHGQLAVAEVILNRTRSGRFPTDVCKVLTQRGQFSFVRGGRLPGVEPSRTAWRTAVAVAQVAKRELWESKAGNALFFHARHVSPSWNRAKVAMLGNHIFYR, translated from the coding sequence ATGAACGCCCCCTATCCCACTCAGGTTCCGACGCCCCCGTCGCCGATCGTGCCCGCGGAATGGACGCGCGAGGAACCCGCCGAAGCCAGCGCCGCCACGACGACGGCCGCCGCCCAGACCGATTTCGACACGCTTCGCGATGCCGTCGCCGCCCAGGCGATGCCCGAGGCGATGGACCGCGAGCTTCGCTGTCTCGCCACCGGCATCTATTACGAGGCGAAGGGCGAGCCGCTCCACGGCCAGCTCGCGGTTGCCGAAGTCATCCTCAACCGTACCCGGTCTGGTCGCTTCCCCACCGACGTCTGCAAGGTGCTGACCCAGCGCGGCCAGTTCAGCTTCGTGCGCGGCGGGCGCCTGCCGGGCGTCGAGCCCTCGCGCACCGCATGGCGCACCGCCGTTGCCGTCGCGCAGGTCGCCAAGCGCGAGCTGTGGGAAAGCAAGGCGGGCAACGCGCTGTTCTTCCACGCGCGCCATGTGTCGCCCAGCTGGAACCGCGCCAAGGTGGCGATGCTCGGCAATCACATCTTCTATCGTTGA
- a CDS encoding PTS sugar transporter subunit IIA, producing the protein MTDLSDLIAPDAVLVDLAAGNKKTLFQQLANAAGEVIDLDPRVVGERLTAREKLGTTGFGGGIAIPHARIEGLGEVRGLFARLATPVDFQAVDGLPVDLVMLLLSPADAGGEHLKALARVSRRLRDAAFAEKLRGAGSRDAIYALLTGVEARDAA; encoded by the coding sequence GTGACCGACCTTAGCGACCTGATCGCGCCCGATGCCGTGCTGGTCGACCTGGCCGCCGGCAACAAGAAGACGCTGTTCCAGCAACTCGCAAACGCCGCGGGCGAGGTCATCGACCTCGACCCGCGGGTCGTGGGTGAGCGGCTGACCGCGCGCGAGAAGCTGGGCACCACGGGGTTCGGCGGCGGCATCGCGATCCCGCATGCGCGGATCGAGGGGTTGGGCGAGGTGCGCGGCCTGTTCGCGCGGCTGGCCACGCCCGTCGATTTCCAGGCGGTCGATGGCCTGCCCGTCGATCTCGTCATGCTGCTGCTCTCCCCTGCGGACGCGGGCGGCGAGCATCTGAAGGCGCTGGCGCGGGTGTCGCGGCGGCTGCGCGATGCGGCGTTTGCCGAGAAGCTGCGCGGCGCCGGATCGCGCGATGCCATCTATGCCTTGCTGACCGGTGTCGAGGCGCGCGATGCCGCCTGA
- a CDS encoding MmcB family DNA repair protein, with protein MATLPDLPLSPMIAADVARGVCRLLVRHDVMAIAEMPLEGGRRADLMGLDAAGRLVIVEIKVSRADLLGDNKWTDYLGHCDRFYWAVPEGFDTRPLDGPAFLPERTGVIVADRYDAAVLREPATHPLPAPTRKRCTLALARRAARRTMAAIDPDGVAAETGF; from the coding sequence ATGGCGACGTTACCCGACCTGCCGCTTTCGCCGATGATCGCCGCCGATGTCGCGCGCGGCGTTTGCCGCCTGCTCGTGCGGCACGACGTGATGGCGATCGCGGAGATGCCGCTCGAGGGCGGACGCCGCGCCGACCTGATGGGATTGGATGCCGCGGGTCGGCTGGTCATCGTCGAGATCAAGGTATCGCGCGCCGACCTGCTCGGCGACAACAAATGGACCGATTATCTCGGCCATTGCGACCGCTTCTATTGGGCGGTGCCAGAGGGGTTCGATACGCGGCCGCTCGACGGACCGGCGTTCCTGCCCGAGCGGACGGGGGTGATCGTCGCCGACCGCTATGACGCCGCGGTGCTGCGCGAGCCCGCCACCCATCCCCTTCCCGCGCCCACCCGCAAGCGGTGTACGCTGGCGCTGGCGCGGCGCGCCGCACGGCGAACGATGGCGGCGATCGATCCGGACGGGGTTGCGGCCGAAACGGGGTTCTAA
- a CDS encoding DUF1491 family protein: MTRLTSAVRVSALVRRVHLAGGSAMVLAKGDPTAGAILILLLDRGEHPRFCERGLIDSGKLIESGPSHADAIEAADYWQRRRARDPDLWVVEVDVAEGERFADETIGSG; this comes from the coding sequence GTGACCCGGCTGACCAGCGCGGTGCGCGTGTCGGCCCTGGTCCGGCGCGTGCACCTGGCGGGGGGTAGCGCGATGGTGCTGGCAAAGGGCGATCCGACCGCCGGCGCGATCCTGATCCTGCTGCTCGACCGCGGTGAACACCCGCGGTTTTGCGAACGCGGCCTGATCGACTCGGGCAAGCTGATCGAGTCGGGTCCGAGCCACGCCGACGCGATCGAGGCGGCCGACTATTGGCAACGCCGCCGCGCGCGCGACCCGGATCTGTGGGTCGTGGAGGTCGACGTCGCAGAGGGCGAGCGCTTCGCCGACGAAACGATCGGCTCGGGTTGA